In a genomic window of Pseudomonadota bacterium:
- a CDS encoding acyl carrier protein, translated as MSIELKIKEIIAEKLGLKDANEINNDASFIDDLGADSLDTVELVMAFEEEYGIEISDEEAEKIRTVQNAIDFVKQHTS; from the coding sequence ATGTCCATCGAACTAAAAATTAAAGAAATTATCGCCGAAAAGCTGGGGCTCAAAGACGCCAATGAAATCAATAACGATGCTTCCTTTATTGATGATCTGGGGGCCGACTCCCTGGATACGGTTGAGTTGGTGATGGCTTTCGAAGAAGAGTATGGCATTGAAATTTCTGATGAAGAAGCCGAGAAAATCAGAACCGTTCAGAACGCCATTGATTTTGTCAAACAACACACCAGCTGA
- a CDS encoding 50S ribosomal protein L32: protein MAVPKRRTSKTKKRQRRSHLALTVPQAGSCPNCQAITVQHRVCATCGTYKGEKIIDVD, encoded by the coding sequence ATGGCTGTCCCCAAAAGAAGAACTTCCAAAACCAAAAAGAGACAACGCCGGTCGCACCTGGCTTTAACCGTTCCGCAAGCCGGCAGCTGTCCGAACTGCCAGGCGATTACCGTACAGCACCGGGTATGTGCAACCTGCGGCACCTACAAGGGCGAAAAAATTATTGATGTCGACTGA
- a CDS encoding electron transfer flavoprotein subunit alpha/FixB family protein, whose product MDSRKNVMVFIESRSGAIADVSLELISAAGTLAQDLGGRVEAVALGHNIEQSLRELGPYGCKEVYYIDDPRLAHFTSVPYAKSVIRTIQTHKPGVVLFGATTMGRDLAPRVASALRCGLTADCTDLNIGEHQIKDQVFPQTLLQIRPAFGGNIVATIVSPDSFPSMATVREGVMKIGRPDPQLQIEITREPCILADDDFLTEVIDVVHKVKKVNLKAAQIIVSAGMGACDPESIRLAGELARSLGGELGCSRPVVDAGILDKDHQVGQTGITVRPNLYIACGISGQIQHRAGMSEAKRIIAINKDPQAPIFALAHYAIVGDVKDVLAKMIKAYKEKV is encoded by the coding sequence ATGGACAGCAGAAAAAATGTTATGGTTTTCATTGAATCACGCTCCGGCGCGATTGCCGACGTCAGCCTCGAACTGATCAGCGCGGCCGGCACCCTGGCCCAGGATCTCGGCGGCCGGGTCGAAGCCGTGGCCCTGGGGCACAACATCGAACAGAGCTTGCGCGAACTGGGCCCCTACGGCTGCAAAGAAGTCTACTACATCGACGATCCCCGCCTGGCTCATTTTACCTCGGTGCCTTACGCCAAAAGCGTGATCAGAACAATCCAGACTCACAAACCAGGAGTCGTGCTTTTCGGTGCCACAACCATGGGTCGCGACCTAGCTCCGAGGGTTGCTTCCGCTCTCAGATGCGGCCTGACCGCCGACTGCACCGACCTTAACATCGGTGAGCACCAGATCAAAGACCAGGTTTTTCCCCAGACCCTGCTGCAGATCCGGCCGGCCTTTGGGGGCAATATCGTCGCCACGATTGTCTCACCGGATTCATTCCCCAGTATGGCGACCGTACGTGAAGGGGTCATGAAAATCGGCCGGCCCGATCCTCAATTACAGATTGAGATCACCAGAGAACCCTGCATCCTGGCGGACGATGATTTTCTCACCGAAGTCATCGACGTGGTTCACAAGGTGAAAAAGGTCAATCTCAAGGCCGCCCAGATCATCGTTTCAGCGGGCATGGGCGCCTGCGACCCGGAATCGATCAGACTGGCTGGCGAATTGGCCCGGTCCCTGGGGGGAGAACTCGGCTGCTCCCGCCCGGTGGTTGATGCCGGCATTCTCGACAAGGATCATCAGGTCGGCCAGACCGGCATCACGGTACGCCCCAACCTTTATATTGCCTGCGGAATTTCGGGTCAGATTCAGCATCGCGCCGGCATGTCCGAAGCTAAACGGATTATCGCGATCAACAAGGACCCACAGGCTCCTATTTTTGCCCTCGCGCATTACGCCATTGTGGGCGATGTCAAGGATGTGCTGGCAAAAATGATCAAAGCTTACAAAGAAAAGGTATAG
- the fabD gene encoding [acyl-carrier-protein] S-malonyltransferase codes for MGKELYDCFSEARETFAEASEALGEDLSRLCFSGSPEELNQTANTQPAILTVSVAAYRVLKRNLNIEPVLTAGHSLGEYSALVAAKAISFFDAVRIVRARGKFMQNAVPAGLGTMAAIMGMPNQQVVDICNRASCRKNRLIVEPANFNCPGQIVISGHTQAISTAGEQAQQAGASRVVKLPVSAPFHCSLMRPAAEKLAEHFADVKVSEPEIPIISNVDAETNYHAGTVRDLLIQQVSSAVRWEESMQLAVRQGVSQMIEIGPGRVLSGLLRRINRNVQPFNVGCPQDLERVAESYAQ; via the coding sequence ATGGGGAAAGAGCTCTATGACTGTTTCTCTGAAGCTCGCGAAACCTTTGCCGAAGCCAGTGAAGCCTTAGGGGAAGATTTGAGCCGACTCTGTTTTTCCGGATCACCGGAAGAGCTCAACCAGACCGCCAATACGCAACCCGCCATTTTGACCGTCAGTGTGGCCGCCTACCGCGTACTTAAACGTAATCTCAACATTGAGCCGGTCTTGACTGCGGGCCACAGTCTGGGAGAATATTCGGCCCTGGTCGCGGCCAAGGCCATCTCATTTTTCGACGCCGTGCGCATAGTTCGAGCCCGGGGAAAATTCATGCAGAACGCAGTCCCCGCCGGACTCGGAACGATGGCGGCGATCATGGGCATGCCGAATCAGCAGGTTGTCGATATCTGTAATCGCGCCAGCTGTCGTAAAAACCGTTTGATTGTCGAACCGGCTAATTTTAACTGCCCCGGTCAGATTGTCATCTCCGGCCATACTCAGGCCATTTCCACGGCTGGCGAGCAAGCTCAGCAGGCTGGGGCCAGCCGCGTGGTCAAATTGCCGGTCAGCGCCCCCTTTCATTGTTCCCTGATGCGGCCGGCGGCTGAAAAGCTGGCTGAACATTTCGCCGACGTCAAGGTCAGCGAACCGGAAATTCCCATCATTTCAAATGTCGACGCCGAAACCAACTATCATGCCGGCACGGTCCGTGACCTGTTGATTCAGCAGGTCAGCAGCGCGGTTCGCTGGGAGGAATCCATGCAGCTGGCGGTCCGCCAGGGGGTCAGCCAGATGATCGAGATCGGTCCCGGGCGAGTCCTCTCAGGGCTGCTGCGACGGATTAACCGCAACGTACAACCTTTTAATGTGGGCTGCCCGCAAGATCTTGAACGGGTAGCTGAAAGCTATGCCCAATGA
- the fabG gene encoding 3-oxoacyl-[acyl-carrier-protein] reductase: MIQTDPFHFTDKVALVTGGSRGIGRELTERLAQQGAIVHFCGTNPESGNTTAEQLNRALSGSGKAIFHEANVAQSHDCNKMVADILQTSGKIDFLINNAGITRDNLLMRMKESDWDEVMAVNLKGCFNCCKAVSRSMLKNRYGRILFISSVIGLMGNSGQANYAAAKAGIIGFGRSLARELASRNITSNIIAPGYIQTEMTDALAPQARENISALIPAGRLGTVMDIGNAALFLLSPLADYITGQVLQVDGGMLMA, encoded by the coding sequence ATGATCCAGACCGATCCTTTTCATTTCACTGACAAAGTCGCCCTGGTAACCGGGGGCAGTCGCGGCATCGGCCGGGAACTGACGGAAAGGTTGGCCCAGCAGGGGGCGATAGTTCATTTCTGCGGCACCAATCCCGAATCGGGCAACACAACCGCCGAACAACTCAACCGCGCGCTGTCCGGATCCGGCAAGGCGATCTTCCATGAAGCCAATGTCGCCCAGTCGCATGACTGCAACAAAATGGTTGCCGATATCCTGCAAACCAGCGGCAAGATTGATTTCCTGATCAATAATGCCGGCATCACTCGCGACAATCTGCTGATGCGCATGAAAGAAAGTGACTGGGATGAAGTCATGGCCGTTAACCTCAAGGGCTGTTTTAATTGCTGCAAGGCGGTCTCCCGCAGCATGCTCAAAAACCGTTACGGTCGCATTCTCTTTATATCTTCCGTAATCGGTTTAATGGGGAACAGCGGCCAAGCCAATTATGCCGCCGCCAAGGCCGGAATCATTGGCTTCGGCCGAAGTCTAGCCCGGGAATTGGCCTCCAGAAACATTACCAGCAACATCATCGCTCCGGGCTATATTCAGACTGAAATGACCGACGCCCTCGCCCCGCAGGCTCGCGAGAATATCAGCGCCCTGATCCCCGCTGGCCGCCTGGGCACCGTCATGGATATCGGTAACGCCGCTCTTTTTCTGCTCTCGCCTCTGGCGGACTATATAACCGGCCAGGTTCTGCAGGTCGACGGGGGCATGCTCATGGCTTAA
- the plsX gene encoding phosphate acyltransferase PlsX, whose translation MKIAVDAMGGDRAPQEIVAGAVDAARELNLQIVLVGIQDTVEKELEKHNISNLPIFIQPATEVVAMDESPGKAMRRRKSSIAVGLRLVRDGRAQGFLSAGNSGAVMATAMVILKKLKGIDRPAIVTCLPTLKDPVTILDVGGNVDCSPLHLAQFAIMGSVYAQRVLDRNHPRIGLLSNGEEEGKGNELTRATHELLKNSPLNYLGAVEGRDIFTGEVDVIVCDGFVGNIVLKTAEGLALAVTTILREELSASPIRKLGAWICRQGLRRLKQRVDYAEYGGAPLLGINGNCFIAHGSSCRKALKNGIRLCAEFSEQRVNDYLLNELDKNHEIQSLLPKKKLWKQIKERIIITKDADTDAGDNLEG comes from the coding sequence ATGAAAATAGCTGTTGACGCCATGGGCGGAGATCGAGCCCCGCAGGAAATCGTCGCCGGGGCCGTTGACGCAGCCAGGGAGTTAAATCTGCAGATTGTTCTCGTCGGCATTCAGGACACCGTAGAGAAAGAACTCGAAAAGCACAACATCAGCAACCTCCCGATATTCATCCAGCCGGCGACGGAAGTTGTTGCCATGGATGAATCCCCGGGCAAAGCTATGCGCCGGCGGAAATCTTCGATTGCGGTCGGCCTCAGGCTGGTACGCGACGGTCGGGCCCAGGGTTTTCTCTCTGCCGGCAACTCCGGAGCGGTCATGGCCACGGCCATGGTCATCCTGAAGAAATTAAAGGGAATTGATCGGCCTGCCATTGTCACCTGCCTGCCCACGCTTAAAGACCCGGTTACCATCCTCGATGTCGGCGGCAATGTAGACTGCAGCCCCCTGCATCTGGCTCAATTCGCCATCATGGGCAGTGTCTACGCCCAGAGAGTTCTGGATCGCAACCATCCGAGAATCGGACTGCTTAGCAACGGCGAGGAGGAAGGCAAGGGCAACGAACTGACGCGCGCAACCCATGAGCTGCTGAAAAACAGTCCGCTCAACTATCTAGGAGCCGTGGAAGGACGCGACATCTTCACCGGCGAGGTTGATGTGATCGTTTGCGACGGTTTTGTCGGCAATATTGTTTTGAAAACCGCTGAAGGCCTGGCCTTGGCCGTGACCACCATTCTCCGGGAAGAGCTGAGCGCCAGTCCGATTCGCAAGCTCGGCGCGTGGATCTGCCGGCAGGGGCTGCGTCGCCTAAAACAAAGAGTTGATTATGCCGAGTACGGAGGGGCGCCCCTGCTGGGAATCAACGGCAACTGTTTTATCGCCCACGGCTCTTCCTGCCGCAAGGCTCTAAAAAACGGTATTCGCTTATGCGCAGAATTCTCCGAGCAGAGGGTTAACGACTATCTCCTTAACGAATTAGACAAAAACCATGAAATTCAGAGCTTGCTGCCGAAGAAAAAACTTTGGAAACAAATCAAGGAACGCATCATCATCACCAAGGACGCGGATACAGATGCGGGCGACAACCTCGAAGGCTGA
- a CDS encoding acyl-CoA dehydrogenase yields the protein MANFYRDNDDILFHLRSLDLSRVIDLKEDSFSERADFPYAPKDQTDARENYNRVLEIVGEIAGDFADPRAREVDEEGARFIDGEVIYPKGIREAVARINQADLAGFTSPRRYGGINMPITIFSAAIEIISRADASLMLVFGLQGLSDTIRRFGSEEQKQRYLPRFASGEIMGSMALTEPDSGSDLQSAMLRAHQDDDGIWRLNGVKRFITNGCGQLSLVMARSEENSSSGRGLSLFIYERDDSMKIRRIEHKLGITGSPTCELQFNNARAELLGKRKLGLVKYTIYLMNGARLAVAAQSLGIAEAAYRKAYRYANDRIQFKQPVRDFAAIYEMLTDMKINLEAARALVYETSVIVDIKEGIEERIEKHPEREADLKDDGKRYARFAALFTPLAKSCAAEMANKVCYDAIQIHGGVGFTKEFDVERHYRDARITNIYEGTTQLQVVAAAGGIIAGVVSERLGEYEENNAFEKLGDLFTTIKKMRSHLEMAISYIKEKGGGAVQEFHASRLVNMATAVINAYLLCRCALVSERKYKVARIFIGKAGIRVRATLDYIMTDDRSLMEDHGAILDQTEKFSGD from the coding sequence ATGGCCAATTTTTATCGTGACAACGACGACATTCTTTTCCATCTGCGCAGTCTGGATTTAAGCCGGGTCATCGACCTTAAAGAAGACAGCTTCAGTGAACGGGCCGACTTTCCTTACGCTCCCAAAGACCAGACGGATGCCCGTGAAAATTACAATCGGGTGCTTGAAATAGTCGGCGAAATAGCAGGTGATTTCGCCGACCCCAGAGCTCGCGAAGTTGACGAGGAAGGGGCCCGTTTCATTGATGGAGAAGTGATCTATCCCAAAGGAATTCGGGAAGCCGTGGCCCGCATCAATCAGGCCGACCTCGCCGGTTTCACCTCCCCGCGCCGCTATGGCGGCATCAACATGCCGATCACCATTTTTTCCGCCGCGATCGAAATTATCTCCCGGGCCGACGCTTCCCTGATGCTGGTTTTCGGACTGCAGGGCTTAAGCGACACGATCCGCCGATTTGGTTCAGAGGAGCAGAAACAACGCTACCTGCCCCGCTTCGCCAGCGGCGAGATTATGGGCTCGATGGCCCTGACCGAACCCGATTCCGGCTCCGACCTGCAATCAGCCATGCTTCGGGCCCATCAGGATGACGACGGCATCTGGCGCCTGAATGGCGTCAAACGCTTTATCACCAATGGCTGTGGGCAGCTTTCGTTGGTCATGGCCCGCTCGGAAGAGAATTCCAGTAGCGGCCGCGGTCTCTCCCTGTTCATTTACGAACGCGATGATTCCATGAAAATCCGCCGCATCGAACACAAACTCGGAATCACCGGTTCACCCACCTGCGAACTCCAGTTCAACAACGCCCGGGCCGAACTTCTCGGCAAACGCAAACTGGGCCTGGTGAAATATACGATTTACCTGATGAACGGCGCCCGCCTGGCCGTCGCCGCGCAATCTCTCGGCATTGCCGAAGCCGCCTACCGCAAAGCTTATCGTTACGCCAACGATCGCATTCAGTTCAAACAGCCCGTCAGGGATTTCGCCGCCATTTACGAAATGCTGACCGACATGAAGATCAACCTCGAGGCAGCCCGCGCCCTGGTCTACGAAACCTCAGTTATCGTTGACATCAAAGAAGGGATTGAGGAAAGAATCGAAAAACATCCGGAACGCGAAGCTGACCTTAAGGACGACGGCAAACGATACGCTCGCTTCGCCGCGTTGTTCACTCCACTGGCCAAAAGTTGTGCCGCGGAGATGGCCAATAAAGTATGCTATGACGCCATCCAGATTCATGGCGGGGTTGGTTTCACCAAAGAATTTGATGTCGAGCGCCATTATCGAGACGCCCGCATTACCAATATTTACGAAGGTACAACCCAACTCCAGGTCGTCGCGGCGGCAGGGGGCATTATCGCCGGAGTAGTCTCGGAACGCTTGGGTGAATACGAAGAAAATAATGCTTTTGAAAAGCTTGGCGATCTTTTCACCACGATTAAAAAGATGCGCTCTCATCTGGAAATGGCGATCTCCTACATCAAGGAGAAAGGCGGCGGCGCGGTTCAGGAATTTCACGCAAGCCGACTGGTTAACATGGCAACCGCTGTGATAAATGCCTACCTGCTCTGCCGTTGCGCCCTGGTCTCCGAGCGCAAATACAAGGTAGCCAGGATTTTTATCGGCAAAGCCGGAATCAGAGTCCGCGCGACCCTGGATTACATCATGACCGATGACCGCAGCCTGATGGAGGATCACGGCGCCATACTGGACCAGACAGAAAAATTTAGTGGCGACTAA
- a CDS encoding electron transfer flavoprotein beta subunit/FixA family protein, whose protein sequence is MGLKIIVTVKQVPDTHNVSGSAMKEDGTVNRGALPTIFNPEDLNALEEALKIRESTGGSVTCLTMGPPNAVEVLKECLYRGADDVILISDRRFAGADTLATSYALKCAIETIGRYDLILCGRQAIDGDTAQVGPQIAEKLNLNQLTCVAEVKTVDLQSITVTREVEDGFEIVKSKLPVLLTITGTANQPRTANAKKVMAYKNIGKEICSTSYDESYLSAESGAILSHIKEWNVETIGADPLQCGLSGSPTKVKKIQNVVLTAGESRQINNSDAGVRELILELSRDNIIG, encoded by the coding sequence ATGGGTCTAAAAATTATTGTTACGGTCAAGCAGGTACCCGACACCCACAATGTCTCGGGCAGCGCCATGAAAGAGGACGGCACCGTCAATCGCGGAGCCTTACCGACAATTTTCAATCCGGAAGATCTCAACGCCCTGGAAGAAGCCCTGAAAATCAGGGAATCAACCGGTGGTTCCGTCACCTGCCTAACCATGGGGCCACCCAATGCAGTTGAGGTTCTCAAGGAATGTCTTTACCGGGGAGCTGACGATGTCATCCTGATCTCCGATCGGAGATTTGCCGGCGCCGACACTCTGGCCACCTCCTACGCCCTGAAGTGTGCCATCGAAACTATCGGCCGCTACGATCTGATCCTTTGCGGCCGACAGGCCATTGATGGCGACACGGCCCAGGTCGGCCCCCAGATCGCCGAAAAGCTGAACCTGAATCAGCTTACCTGCGTCGCGGAGGTCAAAACCGTCGACCTACAGTCAATCACCGTTACCCGGGAGGTTGAAGACGGATTTGAGATTGTCAAAAGCAAGCTCCCGGTACTGCTCACCATCACCGGAACCGCAAATCAACCCCGGACCGCCAATGCCAAAAAAGTCATGGCCTATAAAAACATCGGTAAGGAGATCTGCAGCACCTCTTACGATGAAAGTTATCTGAGCGCCGAGAGCGGCGCGATTCTGAGCCACATCAAGGAATGGAACGTTGAAACCATCGGCGCCGATCCGCTGCAATGCGGCCTTTCCGGCTCTCCGACCAAAGTTAAGAAGATTCAGAATGTCGTACTGACCGCCGGCGAAAGCCGACAGATCAACAACAGCGATGCCGGCGTCAGAGAGCTGATTCTGGAACTCAGCCGGGATAATATCATCGGATAA